A region from the uncultured Bacteroides sp. genome encodes:
- a CDS encoding Fe-S cluster domain-containing protein, giving the protein MNLILIAVISLGAIALIAAIILYVASRKFAVYEDPRIAKVAEILPQANCGGCGYPGCSGFADACVKADSLDGKFCPVGGQPVMAQVASILGLDAEAAEPMIAVVRCNGTCAHRPRINQYDGAKSCAIAASLYGGETGCSYGCLGCGDCVEACPFDAIHMNPETDLPEVDEDKCTACNACVKACPKNIIELRAKGKKSRRVYVSCVNKDKGALTRKACEVGCIGCGKCVKTCPFDAIRLDNNLAYIDYDQCKSCRKCVEVCPQHTIIELNFPPRKLKEEVAETVPAAEA; this is encoded by the coding sequence ATGAATTTGATTTTGATAGCAGTGATTTCATTGGGAGCTATTGCACTTATTGCCGCTATAATATTATATGTAGCTTCTAGGAAATTTGCCGTATATGAAGATCCTCGTATTGCTAAAGTAGCCGAAATATTGCCTCAGGCCAATTGTGGCGGATGTGGCTATCCAGGTTGCAGTGGTTTTGCTGATGCTTGTGTTAAGGCCGATTCACTGGACGGGAAGTTTTGCCCTGTCGGCGGACAACCGGTGATGGCCCAAGTCGCTTCTATTCTCGGATTAGATGCCGAAGCTGCAGAACCTATGATAGCAGTCGTGAGATGTAACGGAACTTGCGCTCATCGTCCTCGCATTAATCAATACGATGGTGCGAAGAGTTGTGCTATTGCCGCTTCCCTATATGGCGGCGAAACCGGTTGTAGTTATGGCTGTCTTGGCTGTGGCGATTGCGTGGAAGCATGTCCTTTCGATGCTATTCACATGAATCCAGAAACCGATTTGCCTGAAGTAGATGAAGACAAATGCACCGCTTGTAACGCATGCGTTAAAGCTTGTCCGAAAAACATTATTGAACTTCGTGCCAAAGGCAAAAAGTCGCGTCGTGTTTATGTCTCTTGTGTAAATAAAGACAAAGGAGCGCTTACACGTAAGGCTTGTGAGGTAGGTTGCATCGGTTGCGGCAAATGTGTCAAAACCTGTCCGTTCGATGCCATTCGTTTGGATAATAATCTTGCTTACATTGATTACGATCAATGTAAGTCGTGCCGCAAGTGCGTAGAAGTTTGTCCGCAGCACACTATCATCGAATTAAATTTCCCTCCGCGTAAACTCAAAGAGGAAGTAGCGGAAACTGTTCCTGCTGCCGAAGCATAA
- a CDS encoding RluA family pseudouridine synthase: protein MSPQKRKEKEERPAARTKAKYTVFSVKESEELMPFIMKVMSGISRNTAKSLLSKRQVLVDNVITTQYNFVLKAGMKVQISKEKGRKDFHSNLLKIIYEDGHLLVVDKREGLLSVGTDAQKERTAHSILNEYVQRSGKQFRVFIVHRLDKDTSGLMIFAKDEKTKFTLQDYWDEIVKDRRYVAVVSGELEKDNGTITSWLKDNKVYVTYSSMTNNGGEKAITHYKTIKRANGYSLVELELETGKKNQIRVHMQDMAHPVLGDSKYGDGKDPLGRLALHAFKLCFYHPVTGDLMEFETPYPAAFKKLMLKQQAVKEENTAEE, encoded by the coding sequence ATGAGCCCTCAAAAGAGAAAAGAGAAGGAAGAGAGACCGGCAGCACGCACTAAAGCAAAATATACGGTATTTTCGGTGAAAGAGTCGGAAGAGTTGATGCCTTTTATCATGAAAGTGATGTCGGGTATCAGCCGTAATACAGCGAAGTCGCTGTTGTCTAAACGGCAGGTACTGGTAGACAATGTTATCACTACTCAATATAACTTTGTACTAAAAGCCGGTATGAAGGTGCAGATAAGCAAAGAAAAAGGACGGAAAGATTTTCATAGTAACCTGCTGAAGATTATTTATGAAGACGGTCATCTATTGGTAGTGGATAAGCGTGAAGGACTTTTGTCGGTAGGTACCGATGCGCAAAAGGAACGCACGGCACACTCCATACTGAATGAATATGTGCAACGCTCGGGCAAACAATTCCGGGTATTCATTGTGCACCGGCTGGATAAAGATACTTCGGGATTAATGATTTTTGCCAAGGACGAAAAGACGAAATTCACCTTGCAGGATTATTGGGATGAAATAGTGAAAGATCGTCGTTACGTAGCTGTTGTTTCAGGAGAATTGGAAAAGGATAACGGAACCATTACTTCGTGGTTAAAAGATAACAAGGTGTATGTGACTTATTCGAGCATGACGAATAATGGCGGAGAGAAGGCCATTACTCATTACAAAACCATAAAAAGGGCCAATGGCTATTCGTTGGTGGAGCTGGAGTTGGAAACAGGCAAGAAGAACCAGATACGTGTGCACATGCAAGACATGGCGCATCCGGTATTGGGAGACAGTAAGTATGGCGATGGCAAGGATCCGCTGGGCAGACTGGCGCTGCATGCGTTTAAGTTATGCTTTTATCACCCGGTTACGGGCGATTTAATGGAGTTTGAAACACCTTATCCTGCAGCTTTTAAGAAGTTAATGCTAAAACAACAGGCGGTGAAAGAGGAAAATACAGCGGAAGAGTAG
- a CDS encoding RnfABCDGE type electron transport complex subunit D — protein MENKLIVSLSPHIHNEDSVEKNMYGVLIALVPAFIVSLIYFGLGALIVTATSIAACLFFEWAINKYFMHQSSTIYDGSAAITGVLLAFNLPSNLPVWIIIIGALFAIGVGKMSFGGLGNNPFNPALVGRVFLLLSFPVQMTAWPKIGQLTSYVDAETAATPLSIMKGVIKGAPGFSLDQLPDSFSLFIGHSGGCLGEVSAFALLIGLAYMLMKKIITWHIPVSILGTVVVFSGIMYLLHPQIYVSPVTQLLSGGLMLGAIFMATDYVTSPMTNRGMLIYGFFIGILTMVIRLFGAYPEGMSFAILIMNAFTPLINTYCKPKRFGEVAKQK, from the coding sequence ATGGAAAATAAATTGATAGTATCACTTTCTCCGCATATTCATAATGAAGACAGCGTAGAAAAAAACATGTACGGAGTACTGATTGCATTAGTGCCTGCTTTTATTGTTTCGCTAATCTATTTTGGGTTAGGTGCTCTTATTGTAACAGCTACCTCCATAGCGGCCTGCTTGTTCTTCGAATGGGCCATTAATAAGTATTTTATGCATCAATCATCGACTATTTACGATGGTTCAGCTGCAATAACCGGTGTGCTGCTGGCATTCAACCTGCCCTCCAACCTTCCCGTCTGGATTATTATTATCGGCGCACTGTTCGCTATTGGGGTAGGTAAGATGTCATTTGGCGGACTGGGCAACAATCCGTTCAATCCGGCTTTAGTGGGCCGTGTATTCCTGCTCCTTTCTTTTCCTGTTCAAATGACCGCATGGCCTAAGATCGGACAACTCACCTCGTATGTTGATGCAGAAACAGCCGCCACTCCACTTTCAATTATGAAAGGAGTTATCAAAGGAGCTCCCGGGTTTTCACTGGATCAGTTGCCCGATTCCTTTAGCTTGTTTATCGGGCATAGCGGCGGTTGCCTGGGCGAAGTCAGTGCCTTTGCTCTGCTCATTGGCTTGGCATATATGCTCATGAAGAAAATCATCACTTGGCACATTCCAGTATCTATTTTGGGCACGGTAGTTGTCTTTTCAGGCATTATGTATCTGCTCCATCCGCAAATCTACGTATCTCCTGTCACCCAGTTACTCTCGGGTGGATTAATGCTAGGTGCTATTTTTATGGCTACGGACTATGTCACTTCACCCATGACCAATCGTGGAATGCTTATTTACGGGTTCTTTATCGGTATTCTTACCATGGTCATTCGTCTTTTCGGAGCTTATCCCGAAGGAATGTCGTTTGCCATTCTTATTATGAATGCCTTTACTCCATTAATTAATACCTATTGTAAACCTAAACGCTTTGGGGAGGTTGCGAAGCAGAAATGA
- a CDS encoding electron transport complex subunit E — translation MNNFKVLMNGIVKENPTFVLLLGMCPTLGTTSSAVNGMGMGLATLFVLVCSNVVISCIKNLIPDMVRIPSFIVVIASFVTLLQMVMQAYVPELYATLGLFIPLIVVNCIVLGRAEAFAAKNNPLSSFFDGLGMGLGFTIALTLLGAIRELLGTGKVFSFTIFPEDYGMLVFVLAPGAFIALGYLIAVINRFKEA, via the coding sequence ATGAATAACTTTAAAGTTTTGATGAACGGGATTGTGAAAGAGAATCCTACGTTTGTGCTCTTGCTCGGCATGTGCCCTACACTGGGCACTACCTCCTCCGCTGTCAACGGTATGGGCATGGGGCTTGCCACACTGTTTGTACTGGTTTGCTCCAATGTGGTTATTTCTTGTATAAAGAATCTGATTCCCGATATGGTTCGCATCCCATCATTCATCGTTGTCATAGCCTCGTTTGTTACCCTGTTGCAGATGGTTATGCAAGCTTATGTTCCCGAATTGTATGCCACGTTAGGATTGTTCATCCCTCTTATAGTGGTTAACTGCATTGTTTTAGGGCGTGCAGAAGCCTTTGCAGCCAAAAATAATCCATTGTCCTCCTTCTTCGACGGTTTAGGTATGGGGCTGGGATTTACCATAGCCTTAACTCTTTTAGGAGCCATTCGTGAACTACTGGGTACCGGCAAAGTATTCAGCTTCACTATTTTCCCCGAGGATTACGGCATGCTTGTCTTTGTTCTGGCACCAGGCGCTTTTATCGCTTTGGGCTATCTTATCGCAGTCATTAACCGCTTCAAGGAAGCCTAA
- a CDS encoding DUF3078 domain-containing protein — MKIIYTLLVSLVVLLSPAAAQHTVKRTRIKTIKNTVDAAIQDTTSILYQYYFGKLDSLNNDTVPMRYIQSDPDYYRLFVPIVFYYSPIKQISEMKWQVQMPDTIVGMGKNLLAYDTNLFSHTERANRLVNKVLLNLYLTHPEFVTSTERQIMSRRAFREDVKVKMSSEAKLMKLFKPEGVKDDFGRAHVIIHKPNWWKTGGSGSMQMTQNYISENWYKGGESTNSILGNLQLYANYNDNEKIQFENLFEAKFGFNTVSSDTVRSIRINTDLFRLYSKLGIQQASSKWYYTISGEFNTQFSHNYKANSNDLVSSFMAPANFIFSIGMDYKLKNKKMNLSVLLSPAAYNLRYVGNNKVDETNFGLDEGKKILNDIGSKVQTTLAWTIIPSVVLNSRLYYFTNYKKVETEWENTFNFVLNRYLSTQLFLHARFDDGSTPSEGSSFFQFKEFLSFGINYTW, encoded by the coding sequence ATGAAGATTATTTATACACTTTTAGTCTCATTAGTCGTCCTTTTGTCACCAGCTGCAGCACAACACACGGTTAAAAGAACTAGAATCAAAACGATTAAAAATACCGTTGATGCAGCAATACAGGATACTACTTCCATTTTATATCAGTATTATTTCGGAAAATTGGATTCTTTAAATAATGATACTGTTCCCATGCGATATATCCAGTCAGATCCTGATTATTATCGCTTATTTGTTCCAATTGTTTTTTACTATTCTCCTATCAAACAAATATCGGAGATGAAGTGGCAAGTCCAAATGCCGGATACCATAGTGGGTATGGGAAAGAATTTACTTGCTTACGATACAAATCTCTTTAGCCATACAGAACGGGCTAACCGTTTAGTTAATAAAGTATTATTAAACTTATATCTTACTCACCCTGAATTTGTAACCTCAACAGAAAGACAAATTATGAGTCGCAGGGCTTTCCGTGAAGATGTAAAAGTAAAAATGTCTTCAGAAGCCAAGCTAATGAAACTATTTAAACCGGAAGGAGTTAAGGATGACTTTGGGAGGGCCCATGTTATAATACATAAGCCCAATTGGTGGAAAACAGGAGGGAGTGGTTCAATGCAAATGACTCAAAACTATATATCCGAGAATTGGTACAAGGGAGGGGAAAGTACAAATTCCATATTGGGTAATTTACAATTGTATGCCAATTATAACGATAATGAGAAAATTCAATTTGAGAATTTGTTCGAGGCCAAATTCGGTTTTAATACCGTATCATCGGATACCGTGCGTTCCATTCGAATAAATACTGATTTGTTTCGACTATACAGTAAATTGGGAATTCAACAAGCTTCTTCCAAGTGGTACTATACCATCTCTGGAGAGTTTAATACCCAGTTTTCTCACAATTACAAAGCAAATAGCAACGACCTTGTTTCGTCTTTTATGGCTCCGGCTAATTTTATCTTCAGTATAGGTATGGATTATAAGCTGAAAAATAAAAAAATGAATCTTTCAGTATTATTATCTCCTGCTGCTTATAACTTGCGTTATGTAGGTAATAATAAAGTAGATGAAACAAACTTTGGTTTGGATGAAGGAAAGAAAATTCTAAATGATATTGGTTCTAAAGTGCAAACCACCCTGGCTTGGACCATCATACCTTCAGTGGTGCTCAATTCCAGGCTTTACTATTTTACCAATTATAAAAAGGTGGAGACAGAATGGGAAAATACATTTAATTTCGTTTTAAACCGATATCTTTCCACCCAACTTTTTCTGCATGCCCGTTTCGACGACGGCTCTACGCCCTCTGAAGGTTCCAGCTTTTTCCAGTTTAAGGAATTTCTTAGCTTTGGCATAAATTATACCTGGTAA
- a CDS encoding RnfABCDGE type electron transport complex subunit G, producing MKKLESSLKNMLLVLTGVTVASVALLAYVNKITEGPIADAGAKTLNEALKSVVPAFTNNPVADCDTLFSEKNGKKIIDFIIYPAKNGNEIVGTAVESKSLGFGGELKVLVGFDAEGKIYNYSLLAHSETPGLGSKAVDWFKEGHKGSIKGLNPGDKPLTVSKDGGQVDAITASTITSRAFLRAVNAAYSAYKGKGETNATSGATQHVEHTDSVSAK from the coding sequence ATGAAAAAATTAGAATCATCTTTAAAAAATATGTTACTGGTGCTCACCGGAGTTACAGTTGCTTCGGTAGCTCTACTGGCTTATGTCAACAAAATAACCGAGGGCCCTATAGCCGATGCCGGTGCAAAAACACTTAATGAAGCCTTAAAAAGCGTGGTACCCGCCTTCACAAATAATCCGGTAGCCGATTGCGATACCCTTTTCAGTGAGAAAAACGGTAAAAAAATTATCGATTTCATTATATATCCCGCTAAAAACGGAAATGAGATTGTAGGCACAGCTGTCGAGTCCAAATCATTGGGCTTTGGCGGAGAGTTGAAAGTTCTTGTAGGTTTCGATGCCGAAGGTAAAATCTACAACTATTCTTTGCTGGCACATTCCGAAACTCCGGGGCTGGGTTCCAAAGCAGTCGATTGGTTTAAAGAAGGTCACAAAGGCAGTATCAAAGGATTAAATCCCGGCGATAAACCTTTGACGGTAAGCAAGGACGGAGGACAGGTAGATGCTATCACTGCATCAACCATTACTTCACGGGCATTCCTTAGAGCGGTTAATGCCGCTTATTCTGCTTATAAAGGAAAAGGAGAGACCAATGCCACATCCGGTGCCACACAACATGTTGAACATACTGATTCGGTCAGTGCTAAATAA
- the rlmD gene encoding 23S rRNA (uracil(1939)-C(5))-methyltransferase RlmD, which yields MARNKKELPLLEKVTITDVAAEGKAIARVDDLVVFVPYVVPGDIVDLQVKRKKNKYAEAEAVKFHEYSPVRAVPFCEHYGVCGGCKWQVLPYSEQLKYKQKQVTDNLNRIGKIPLPEISPILGSEKTQFYRNKLEFTFSNKRWLTTEEVKQNVVYEQMNAVGFHIPNAFDKVLAIEKCWLQDDISNRIRNAVRDYAYEHDYTFINLRTLEGMLRNMIIRTSTTGELMVIIICKIDEEKEEKEMNLLKQLLQHVGDTFPEITSLLYIVNNKCNDTITDREVFVFKGNDHIFEEMEGLRFKIGPKSFYQTNSEQAYNLYKIARNFAGLTGKELVYDLYTGTGTIANFVARQALQVIGIEYVPEAIEDAKVNAEINGIKNTLFFAGDMKNILTQEFINEYGRPDVIITDPPRAGMHQDVIDVILFAEPQRIVYVSCNPATQARDLALLDVKYSVTAVQPVDMFPHTHHVENVVLLEKK from the coding sequence GTGGCGCGAAATAAAAAAGAACTTCCTTTATTGGAGAAAGTAACAATTACAGATGTGGCGGCCGAAGGAAAAGCCATTGCGAGAGTGGACGATTTGGTGGTGTTTGTACCTTATGTGGTACCGGGTGACATAGTAGACTTGCAGGTAAAAAGAAAAAAGAATAAATACGCAGAGGCAGAGGCAGTGAAGTTTCACGAATACTCACCCGTACGCGCTGTACCCTTTTGCGAACACTATGGCGTATGCGGCGGATGTAAATGGCAGGTACTGCCCTACTCCGAGCAACTAAAATACAAACAAAAGCAGGTAACGGATAACCTGAACCGTATAGGGAAAATACCATTACCGGAGATATCACCGATTCTGGGTTCGGAAAAGACGCAGTTTTATCGTAATAAGCTGGAATTTACTTTTTCGAATAAACGCTGGCTTACCACTGAAGAGGTGAAACAAAATGTGGTGTATGAGCAAATGAATGCCGTTGGTTTTCATATTCCCAATGCTTTTGACAAGGTGCTGGCTATAGAGAAATGCTGGCTGCAGGATGATATATCTAACCGCATACGCAATGCCGTGCGTGATTACGCTTACGAGCACGACTATACTTTCATTAATCTTCGTACACTGGAAGGGATGCTACGCAATATGATTATCCGCACCTCTACCACCGGAGAATTAATGGTTATCATTATCTGCAAAATTGATGAAGAAAAGGAAGAAAAGGAAATGAACCTTCTGAAGCAATTACTGCAACATGTAGGGGACACTTTTCCTGAAATAACTTCACTGCTATACATTGTTAACAATAAGTGTAACGATACCATCACCGATCGGGAGGTATTCGTGTTCAAGGGAAATGACCATATCTTTGAAGAGATGGAGGGATTGCGCTTTAAAATAGGACCAAAATCTTTTTATCAAACGAATTCGGAACAGGCTTATAATCTTTATAAGATAGCGCGCAACTTTGCCGGACTGACGGGAAAGGAACTGGTGTATGACTTGTATACAGGTACCGGCACTATAGCCAACTTTGTGGCTCGTCAGGCTCTGCAGGTAATTGGTATAGAGTATGTGCCGGAAGCGATAGAGGATGCAAAGGTAAATGCAGAAATCAATGGCATAAAGAACACTCTCTTCTTTGCCGGAGACATGAAGAATATATTGACTCAGGAATTCATTAACGAGTATGGCCGGCCGGATGTAATCATTACAGACCCTCCGCGTGCAGGTATGCATCAGGACGTGATAGATGTAATTCTGTTTGCTGAACCCCAACGGATTGTATATGTAAGTTGTAACCCGGCCACACAGGCACGGGATCTGGCACTGCTGGATGTGAAATACAGCGTAACGGCTGTGCAACCGGTGGATATGTTTCCACACACGCACCACGTAGAAAACGTGGTATTATTAGAAAAGAAATAA
- the rsxA gene encoding electron transport complex subunit RsxA, protein MEYILIFISAVFVNNIVLSQFLGICPFLGVSKKVETAMGMGAAVAFVLTIATIVTFLIQKFVLDAFGLQYLQTITFILVIAALVQMVEIILKKVSPALYQALGVFLPLITTNCCILGVAILVIQKDFNLLTGVVYAFSTALGFGLALVLFAGIREQMSLVKLPKGMEGTPIALITAGLLAMAFMGFSGVV, encoded by the coding sequence ATGGAATATATATTGATATTCATTTCGGCTGTTTTTGTAAACAACATCGTGTTGTCACAGTTTCTGGGCATCTGCCCGTTTTTGGGGGTATCCAAGAAAGTAGAAACAGCAATGGGTATGGGAGCTGCCGTAGCTTTCGTACTTACTATCGCTACCATTGTTACCTTTCTCATACAGAAGTTTGTACTCGATGCTTTTGGTTTGCAATATCTTCAAACCATTACTTTTATCTTGGTCATTGCCGCTTTGGTGCAGATGGTAGAGATAATCCTTAAGAAAGTGTCTCCCGCGCTCTACCAGGCACTGGGCGTTTTTCTTCCACTTATCACCACGAACTGTTGCATTCTGGGCGTTGCCATTCTGGTTATTCAAAAAGATTTTAATTTGCTGACTGGCGTTGTTTATGCTTTCTCCACTGCGCTCGGTTTTGGTTTGGCATTGGTACTCTTTGCCGGTATTCGCGAACAGATGAGTCTGGTTAAACTGCCTAAAGGAATGGAAGGCACACCCATTGCGCTCATCACAGCCGGACTGCTTGCCATGGCATTCATGGGCTTTTCGGGCGTTGTATGA
- the rsxC gene encoding electron transport complex subunit RsxC encodes MLKTFSIGGIHPRENKLSAHQPIITAAVPEKAVILLGQHIGAPAKPLVAKGDVVKVGTKIAEASGFVSAAVHSSVSGKVAKIDSVIDASGYAKTAVFIDVEGDEWEDTIERNASLIKECSLTAEEIVQKIADAGIVGLGGACFPTQIKLCPPPAFKAECLVINAVECEPYLTADHQLMLEHSEEIMVGVSILMKAIKVNKAFIGIENNKPDAITLMSKVASTYAGISVVPLKVKYPQGGEKQLIDAIISRQVASGALPISAGAVVQNVGTAFAVYEAVQKNKPLFERVLTVTGKSLSRPSNFRARIGTPIKQLIEACGGLPQDTGKIIGGGPMMGKALINTEVPTAKGSSGILIMNQQEAKRGEVRNCIRCSKCVGVCPMGLEPYLLGALAEHTDFERMEKEKIMDCIECGSCQFTCPTNRPLLDYCRLGKSKVGAIIRARQSKK; translated from the coding sequence ATGTTGAAGACATTTTCAATTGGTGGAATTCATCCACGCGAAAATAAACTTTCAGCGCATCAGCCTATTATCACGGCAGCCGTACCCGAAAAGGCAGTGATCTTGTTGGGACAGCACATCGGTGCTCCGGCCAAGCCTCTTGTGGCTAAGGGAGATGTCGTAAAAGTAGGTACCAAGATAGCCGAAGCCAGTGGATTTGTTTCAGCCGCCGTCCATTCCTCCGTGAGTGGTAAAGTGGCTAAAATAGATTCCGTTATTGATGCAAGCGGTTATGCAAAAACGGCCGTATTTATTGATGTAGAGGGTGATGAATGGGAAGATACGATTGAGCGTAACGCATCATTAATCAAGGAATGCTCCCTTACCGCCGAAGAGATAGTACAGAAAATAGCAGATGCAGGCATTGTAGGCCTTGGCGGAGCCTGCTTTCCTACACAGATAAAACTTTGTCCTCCACCTGCCTTCAAAGCGGAATGCCTGGTCATCAACGCCGTAGAGTGCGAACCCTATCTCACAGCCGATCATCAGTTAATGCTCGAGCATTCTGAAGAAATTATGGTGGGCGTATCCATTCTGATGAAAGCCATCAAAGTAAATAAAGCGTTTATTGGCATTGAGAATAACAAGCCTGATGCCATCACGTTGATGAGCAAAGTTGCTTCTACCTATGCCGGTATCAGCGTCGTACCTTTAAAAGTAAAATATCCTCAGGGAGGCGAGAAACAATTAATAGATGCTATCATCTCACGTCAGGTAGCTAGCGGCGCACTTCCCATCTCGGCCGGAGCCGTTGTTCAAAATGTAGGAACTGCATTTGCCGTTTACGAAGCCGTTCAGAAAAACAAACCATTATTTGAACGTGTACTTACCGTTACCGGTAAATCATTGTCCCGCCCATCCAATTTCAGGGCCCGTATCGGTACACCCATAAAACAACTTATCGAAGCCTGTGGCGGTTTGCCTCAGGATACAGGGAAAATTATTGGTGGTGGGCCAATGATGGGTAAAGCACTTATCAATACAGAAGTTCCTACCGCTAAGGGGAGTTCGGGTATTCTCATTATGAACCAACAGGAGGCTAAACGGGGAGAAGTACGCAATTGTATTCGTTGTTCCAAATGTGTGGGGGTTTGTCCCATGGGTTTAGAGCCTTATCTGCTGGGTGCATTGGCCGAACATACTGATTTTGAGAGAATGGAAAAGGAAAAAATTATGGATTGTATCGAGTGTGGTTCCTGCCAGTTCACTTGTCCCACCAATCGTCCTTTGTTAGATTATTGCCGTTTAGGTAAATCAAAAGTAGGTGCAATAATCCGTGCACGTCAATCTAAAAAATAG
- a CDS encoding SoxR reducing system RseC family protein translates to MTNTIKHQGIVENITGSLAFVRIIQTTACTACSAKGYCSSSESKEKIIEVLIPTNLFLKVGDAVLITGETSMGMMAVLWAFVLPFLLLIISLFSMMSLTDGNELLSSSLSLAILVPYYFILWINKERMKKNFSFTIKPIK, encoded by the coding sequence ATGACAAATACGATCAAACATCAAGGTATTGTGGAAAACATAACCGGCTCTCTGGCATTCGTCAGAATTATCCAAACTACAGCTTGTACAGCATGTAGTGCCAAGGGCTATTGTTCTTCTTCCGAAAGTAAGGAGAAGATTATTGAAGTTCTTATTCCCACGAACCTTTTTTTAAAGGTTGGAGATGCGGTATTGATAACCGGTGAAACATCTATGGGAATGATGGCCGTCCTTTGGGCCTTTGTTCTTCCTTTCCTGTTACTAATAATTTCCTTATTTAGTATGATGTCTCTAACCGATGGCAACGAATTGTTATCTTCTTCACTTTCCCTTGCCATTCTAGTTCCTTATTATTTTATTCTGTGGATAAATAAGGAAAGAATGAAAAAGAATTTTTCTTTTACTATAAAACCAATAAAATAA